From Amphiprion ocellaris isolate individual 3 ecotype Okinawa chromosome 2, ASM2253959v1, whole genome shotgun sequence, a single genomic window includes:
- the LOC111581767 gene encoding tetraspanin-1: MGCFTFVKLMMVLFNLLTFLGGLTLLAMGTWVSVDGGSFLHHLGPFSSQGLQFINVAFFCIAIGGVLVLLGLLGCCGAHKESKCLLLTFFSIILIIFLAEVAAGVVVLAYSSFAEGILRVWAIPALQRDYGSDPVVTKIWNTTMIELQCCGFSNYSDFVGSQFEKENGSSLPPSCCWTNSLPCSLAEAERSTVQGCFEQILELLKEHANTVGGIATGTGVLEIAAMIVSMYLYCHLDNRVS; this comes from the exons CTAGGTGGCCTAACACTGCTGGCCATGGGGACCTGGGTGAGTGTAGATGGGGGTTCCTTCCTCCACCACCTGGGGCCGTTCTCCAGTCAAGGCTTGCAGTTTATCAATGTGGCCTTTTTTTGCATTGCCATTGGTGGTGTGCTGGTGCTGCTGGGACTTCTGGGCTGCTGTGGGGCCCACAAGGAGAGCAAATGTCTGCTGCTCACA TTTTTCTCCATCATTCTCATCATATTCCTTGCTGAAGTGGCTGCTGGAGTTGTAGTTTTGGCCTACTCTTCATTC GCTGAGGGGATCCTCAGAGTGTGGGCAATTCCTGCTTTACAAAGAGACTATGGCAGTGATCCTGTGGTCACCAAGATCTGGAACACCACCATGATAGAG CTACAGTGTTGTGGTTTCTCCAACTACTCTGATTTTGTGGGCTCTCAGTTTGAAAAGGAGAATGGAAGCAGCCTGCCACCCAGCTGCTGCTGGACCAACAGCCTCCCCTGCAGTCTAGCAGAAGCAGAGCGCAGCACTGTGCAG GGCTGTTTTGAACAAATCCTGGAGCTCCTCAAAGAGCATGCCAACACTGTGGGAGGAATCGCAACAGGAACTGGAGTGTTAGag aTTGCTGCCATGATTGTGTCCATGTACTTGTACTGTCACCTGGACAACAGAGTCAGCTGA